The nucleotide window CCCTGCGCTCCGCCGATCCGTATGACGCGCCGGTGATCCAGTTCAACTATATGAGCCATGAGGATGACTGGGCGGACTTCAGGCACTGCATCCGGCTGACCCGGAATATCTTCGGGCAGGATGCCTTCACGCCCTATCGTGGCCGGGAGATCTCCCCCGGAGACGATGTGGCGAGCGACGAGCAACTTGACGAATTCATCCGCGAGGCCGTCGAAAGCGCCTATCATCCAAGCGGCACCTGCCGGATGGGCGCCACGGACGACCCAATGGCCGTGGTCGACCCGGAATGCCGGGTCATCGGGGTCGAGGGACTCCGGCTCGCGGACAGCTCGATCTTCCCCCGCATTCCGAACGGGAACCTGAACGGCCCCTCGATCATGGTCGGCGAGAAGGCCTCTGACCATATCCTCGGGAAGGTGCCGTTGGCCCCATCTAACAAGCAGCCCTGGATCAATCCGCGTTGGGAAACCTCGGACCGTTAACAAGACGTTCCCAAGCCGATACCGACAGAAGGACAGACCATATGCGCGCGCAACCGACCGCCTCCCACTTCATCGCCGGTAGCCCGATGGAAAGCCCCAAGGGCAAGAGCTTCCCCAGCATCCATCCGGCTACCGGGGAGATCATCGCGGAAATTCATGCCGCCGACGCCGCAACCATCGACAAGGCGGTTTCCGGCGCACGGGAAGGTCAGAAGGTCTGGGCCGCCCTCAGCGGCGCGGAAAGAGGCAGGGTGTTGCGCAGGGCCGCCGATCTGATCCGCGAACGTAATCGGGAGCTTTCGCTGCTGGAGACGCTGGATACGGGCAAACCGCTGCAGGAAACGCTGGTGGCGGACGCCGCTTCCGGCGCCGACTGCCTCGAATATTTCGGCGGCATCGCGGCGGACATCCACGGCGAATTTACCGATCTCGGCGGCTCCTTCGCCTATACACGGCGCGAGCCGCTCGGCGTCTGCGTCGGCATAGGCGCCTGGAATTACCCGATCCAGATCGCCTGCTGGAAATCGGCACCGGCGCTCGCCTGCGGCAATGCGATGATCTTCAAGCCGTCGGAAACCACCCCGCTGACAGCCCTGAAACTCGCCGAGATCTATAAGGAAGCAGGCCTGCCGGATGGCGTGTTCAGCGTCGTTCAGGGCTTCGGCGATGTGGGCGCGGCGCTGGTCAATCATCCCGGCGTCAACAAGGTGTCCGTCACCGGCTCCGTGCAGACCGGCGCAAAAGTTATGGCTGCAGCCGCCGAAGGTCTGAAGCCGGTTACGCTGGAGCTTGGCGGCAAATCCCCGATCATTGTTTTCGAGGATGCGGATATCGAGAACGCGATCTCTGGCGCCATGCTCGGCAACTTCTATTCCAGTGGCCAGATCTGCTCCAACGGTACGCGTGTTTTCGTGCAGAAAAGCATCAAACAGAAATTCCTCGACCGGCTGCGCGAACGCACTGCGAAGATCCGTCTCGGCGATCCGATGAATGAAGAGACACATCTTGGCCCCCTCGTCTCAAAGCCGCAATTCGAGAAGGTGCTCGGCTATATCCAGACCGGCCGCGACGAAGGCGCCCGCGTGCTGATCGGCGGTGACGCAGCCACTGTTCCCGCTTTTCCGAAAGGCTGGTTCGTCGCTCCGACCGTCTTTGCAGATGTGAAAGACAGCATGACTATCGCCCGGGAAGAGATCTTCGGTCCGGTTATGTGCGTGCTCGATTTCGACACCGAGGAGGAAGTGCTCGCTCGCGCCAACGCCACTGATTTCGGCCTCGCTGCCGGTGTGTTCACGAAAGACATCCAGCGCGGCCACCGTGTTGTTGCGGCGCTTGAAGCCGGCACCTGCTGGATCAACGCCTACAACCTAACCCCGGTCGAAATGCCTTTCGGCGGCGTCAAGAAATCCGGCATCGGCCGCGAGAACGCCCGCGCCGCGATCGAGCATTACAGCCAGATCAAGAGCGTCTATGTCGAAATGGGGGACGTCGACAGTCCCTATTGACCGACGTTTGGTTGCGCTCTGCCTGCACTGCCGCAATTATGCCCCCAAGAACTTAGGGGGAAGCGCCAATGCGCATAAAAATTATCGGCGGTGGACCAGCCGGGCTGTATTTTTCATATCTTGTGAAGCGTCAGAGACCTGACTTCGAGGTCACGCTTGTCGAGCGTAATCCGGAAGGGGCCACCTTCGGTTTCGGCGTGGTGTTTTCGGACCAGGCTCTGGCCTTCATGGCGGCGGACGACCCCGAGACTCACGATGCGATCCTGCCCGCGATGGAAACCTGGCGGAATCTGACGCTCGATCTTGAAGGCGAACGGATCGATATCGACGGGATGGGCTTCGCCGCTATCGGACGGCTCGAGCTGATCCAGATCCTGACGGAGCGGGCCCGGAGCGTCGGCATAGAACCCCTGTTCGAAAACGAAGCCGACGATCTGTCCCGGCTGGACGATGCGGATCTGATCGTCGGGGCGGACGGGCTGAATTCTTTCATCCGCGGCGATGGATCAGAATACGGCACGGAGATGCCGCAGCTGGAAAACCGCTTCATATGGTACGGCACGGACCGGCCGTTCGATACCCTCACCCAGTCGTTCCGGCGCTCCGAAGATGGGCCGTTCAACGCCCATCATTATCGCTACACCCCGACACTCAGCACCTTCATCGTCGAGACCGACGAGGACACTTGGCAGGCAGCCGGGTTTGAAGGCATGGGAGAAGCCGAAACCAAGGCCTATTGCGAAAACGTCTTCGCAGATGTGCTGCAGGGCCACAGCCTGATCACGAACAATTCCTACTGGCGCCGTTTCCCCAAACTGTCCTGCAAGAGCTGGCACAGCGGCAAGCACGTCCTCATCGGAGACGCAGTCCACACTGCGCATTTCAGCATTGGTTCAGGCACCCGGCTTGCGATGGAAGATGCCCTTGCCCTTGCCAAGGCTGTGCTCGCAACGCCCGATGACATCCCAGCCGCTCTCGCCGCCTACGAAGCCGCCCGCAAGCCTATCACCGAGAAGATCGTTCGCGCGGCGAATACCAGCGCGGCCTGGTACGAGGATTTCGCCAATCATATGGAGCTGGCTCCGGCCGATTTCGCTTATTCCTACATCCAGCGCAGCGGCCGCATGAACGACGAAAGGCTGCAACGCCTGGCACCCGAGTTTTTTGCCACCTACAGTCCGCACTGGAACGTTGATGCGGCGGGAGGCCAGGCATGACACCCGAACAAATTCTGGACCGTGTACCAAGAGACGCTCCGGAAACCGGCGAAATCGGTTTCTCAGTCCCGGATACCTACAACGCCTCCAGCCTGCTGTTCGACAATCTGGAGCGCGGCCGCTCGGACAAGATCGCTGTCTATTCCGACCGGGGAAATCGGACGTATGGGGAGTTGGCGGAGGATGCCTGCCGGTTCGGCAACGGCTTGCTTGCGCTCGGGCTGGGGCGCGGCGACCGGGTGTTGCTGCTCATGGATGACACCCCCGCATATCCGGCCGCGATTTTCGGCGCTATTCGGGCAGGCATGGTTCCAATCCTAGCCAACACCCTGTCGAGCCCCGATCTGATCTCCTTCTATATTGAGGATGCCGGTGCACGCGTCATGATCTTCGACGAGAGCCATGCCAGTACGGTGACGGCACTCGACGCGGCCGCCCTCGCCCCCGTCACAGCGATCTCGATCAACGGTGCTGGCCCTTCTGCCGTGCCGGAAGCCCGCGATGGCGCACGCTGGCTGGCGGAACAAAAAGCTGAACTCAAAGCGGCAGATACGGGACGGGATGACCCCGCATTCATGATGTATTCCTCGGGCTCCACCGGGCGCCCGAAGGGTATTCTCCACTTGCAGCACGACGCGCTCTACACGGTCGAGAGCTACGCGCGCCACATTCTGCATATCGGACCGGACGATATCTGTTTCTCGATCCCAAAGATCTTCTTCGCCTATGGCTTCGGTAACGCAATCGCTTTCCCGTTCCATGCCGGGGCCAGCGTTATTCTGTTCTCCGGACGCCCTAAACCGGATGCCGTTTTCGATATGGCCTCCCGGTTCAAGCCGACCCTGCTGTTCGGCCTGCCGACCCTCTATACCGCAATGATCAAGGACCCGTCTGCGGCAAGCGCGGACCTGTCCTCCGTGCGGATGTGCATCTCGGCGGCGGAAATCCTGTCGCAGGAGATTTTCGACGCCTGGAAGGACCGCTTCGGGTTCGAGATCGTGGAAGGCCTGGGCTCGACCGAAGTGCTGCATATCTATCTCTCGAATACAGAGACCGAGAAAAGGATCGGCTCCGCCGGAAAGCGCGTGCCCGGCTACGATGTCATGCTGACAACACCCGATGGCGCTCCCGCCGCTCCGGGAGAGGACGGCGTGCTGTCAGTGCGCGGCGATTCCAACGCACCCTGCTACTGGAACCGGCCCGACAAGACCGCCGACACCATGCGTGACGGCTGGATCTACACTGGCGACCGGTTCCGCTGCGACGAGGACGGGTTCTATTTCTTCCTTGGCCGGATCGACGATCTGGTGAAAGTGAGCGGCCAGTGGGTCTACCCGCTGGAAGTGGAACTCTGCCTGAACGAGCATCCGGAGATTGTCGAGTGCGCCGTCGCCGCGATCCAGCTAGCGGACCGCCGAACCGTTCTGCGCGCCTTCGTTTCGGCGACGAAGGGGACAGAGCCGGGCGGCCCTCTGACCGCCAGCCTGAAAACCTACATCCGGGAGACCCTGCTTCCGCATAAAGCGCCGCGCGACTTCGTTTATCTGGACAATCTGCCCAAGACCGGCACCGGAAAGATCGACCGGCAGGCTCTGCTCAGGCTCGAGACGAACGCCTGATCTGTATCCAGGTTGCGGCCCCTGCTGCAAGTGCGACAGCGCCGATCAGGAGCGTTGCGAGCGCATTGATCTCGGGCGTCACGCCCAGCCGGACCTTGGAGAAGATCACCATTGGCAAGGTGGACGATCCGGGGCCCGAGACAAAGCTGGCGATCACCAGGTCGTCCAGCGAGAGTGTGAAGGCAAGCAGCCAGCCCGAGGCCAGCGCCGGGGCCAGCATCGGCAGTGTGATCAGCAGGAAAGCCGTGATCGGGCGGGCACCCAGATCAAGCGCCGCTTCCTCGATCGAACGATCGAGCCCGCTTGCCCGCGACTGGACGACGATCGCGACGTAAGCCGTCGAAAAGGTAATATGGGCAATCAGGATCGTGTCGATCCCTCGCCCATGCGGCCAGCCGATTAACTGCTCCATGGACACAAAGGTGAGCAGCAGGCTGATGCCGATGATCACATCCGGCATGACCAATGGCGCCGCGATCAAGCCCGTGAAGAGAGCACGCCCGCCGAAGCGGCCGAACCTTGCGAGCACCAGCCCAGCCATCGTACCGAGCAGGGTCGCGCCGGTCGCGTTGATCATGGCGATCTTCAGTGAAAGCCAGGCGGCGTTCAGGATCTGCTCGTTACTGAACAGTTCCAGATACCATTTCGTCGACCAGCCGCCCCACACGCTGACCAGCTTCGAGCCATTGAAGCTGAACACCACAAGCACGACCAACGGCAGGTAAAGGAAGGCAAACCCGGCCGACACCAACCCCAGCAGCGCAATCTTGCCACCGCGCCGGCTCATGCCCGTTCCTCCCGCCGGGATTCGGCGATCTGGAACACCATGATCGGCAACACAAGCAACAACAGCAGCACCACGGCCAGAGACGACGCCAGCGTCCAGTCCCGCTCGCTGAAGAACGTGTCCCAAAGCATTCGGCCGATCATCAGTGTGTCGGAAGCACCGAGCATGTTCGGGATGACGAACTCACCCGTCGCCGGGATAAAGACCAGCATCGCACCGGCGATCATGCCGGGAACCGAAAGCGGCAGCGTGACCAGCAGGAACGCCTTCCAGGGCCGGCAGCCTAGGTCTTCCGCGGCTTCCACCAGCGACCAGTCAAGCCGCTCCAACGTGGCGTAGAGCGGCAGGATCATGAATGGCAGGTAGGTGTAGGAAATGCCGACATAGAGCGCGAAATCGGTCTGCAGCATACGGATCGGCGCATCGATCAAACCAAGATTGAGCAACAGCCCGTTCACCAGACCGGTATCGGCCATGATCGTCTTCAGGGCATAGACCCGAAGCAGGAACGAACTCCAGAACGGCAACATGACCGCCATCAGCAGCAGATTGCGCACCAGCGGCCGCGCTCGGGCAATGACATAGGCCATCGGGTAGCCGATCAATAATGTCACCAGGGTCGAGATGCCAGCGACCCAGAGGGAGTTCAGATAGGCCCCACGAAACAACGCATCATCGAACAGAAGCTGATAGTTGAAGAACGATCCCTGGTAGCTGCCGTCCGCACCGAACAATGGCGAATAGGGCGGCTGCGCGATCACCGGCTCCGACAGAGAGATCCGGAACACGATGGCGAACGGGACCAGGAAGAACACGAACAGCCACAGATAGGGAATGCCAGCGACCGCCCCTTTTCCGGAGAACCAGAAGGATTTTCCGGTCGCAACGGTGGAGGCCGGGCCGGATGCCGGTGCCTCCGCCATCTAGTCGGCTCCGAGCAGAAGCGCGTTTTCAGGTTCGAACCAGAGATCGACCTGATCGTCCCAGTCAACGTCGCGTTTGGCCGCATTCTCGCTGTTGGCCCGCGTCACCTCGACCAACGCTCCATGTTCCGTCCGCACCCGGTAAGAAGTGACGTCCCCTAGATACGCGAGGCCCTCGACCGTTCCGCCGAGCCGGTTGATCTGGCCTTCCGGCGCAGTCCCCTCACGTCCGATCCGGACCTTCTCCGGCCGCAACGCGAGCGCACCACGGGAACCGATCGCGACCTGACCTGCGGCAGCGAACAGCGGCGTGTCTAGGCCATCCACCTTCAGTTCAGCGATCCCGTCGCGGATTGCGGCGACTGTGCCATCGAAAAGGGTAATGTTGCCAAGGAAAGCGCCAACAAAGCGCGATCCCGGCCGTTCGTACAGCTCCGTCGGGGTGCCGACCTGCCGGACTTTCCCCTTGTCCATAACGGCGGAGCGGGTCGACAGCACCATGGCCTCTTCCTGATCATGCGTGACCACAATCATGGTGATGCCGGTATCGTCCGCGAGTTTGATCAACTGATACTGCGCATTCTCGCGCAGCCGCTTGTCGAGCGCGCCGAGTGGCTCATCGAGCAACAGAAGCTTCGGGCGCTTCACGATGGCGCGCGCCAAGGCGACCCGCTGGCGCTGCCCACCTGATAGCTGCTGCGGCCGGCGATTGGCGAAATCGGTCAGTTCCAGCTGCGCCAAAGCTTGCGAGACCCGGTCCTCAAGTTCCTGGCCGCGAATACCGTCGCGTTTGAGCCCGAAGGCGACATTGGCCGACACGCTCATATGCGGGAACAGCGCATAGCTTTGGAACATCATGTTGACCGGCCGCTCATAGGGCGGCAGAGCGGTCACGTCCTCACCATCGATTTCGATGCTACCTGCATTAGGCATTTCGAGCCCGGCGAGCATGCGCAGCAATGTGGTCTTGCCGCAGCCGGAGCCGCCGAGCAGACAGAAAATCTCACCGCGATAGACGTCGAGATCAACTCCGGCGACCGCTTCTACGCTGCCAAATTTCTTAACGATCCCGCGCAGGCGCACCACCGGCTCATGCCGGTCAGGAGCCTCCCACGGCCGCTCGGAATATGCATCAGTTGTTGCCTGATCGGACATGGCCCGCCCCGAAGCCGATTGTCTCTGAGCCCCAGAGTTTGGCCCAAAGTGAGCCTTACGGCTCAGCATCCTGCTGTCAATCGCGGCGCAAGGGCAATCCACCAAATTGTGCCTGCACCAGACAGGCGCCCCGTACCCCGCAAGACTTTGTTTTATGCGCCTACTGGGTCTTGGCCGACTTTCACGACCATTTTCCCAAAGTTCTTTCCCTTGAGAAGGCCGATGAAGGCTTCCGGCGCCGTCTCGATCCCCTCGACGATGTCCTCACGATACTTGACCCTGCCATCGGCGATCCAGCCGGCCATGTCACGTGCGAAGTCCGAATAGTCAGAGGCGAAATCGTAGACGATGAAGCCCTGGATACGGAGCCGCTTGGTCAACACCGCGCGCATCAGGGCCGGCACCTTTGTGTCCATCTCGGGAAAGCTGGTCGCATTGTAGAAGGCGATGGTGCCGCAGACCGGCATCCGGGCGAACTGGTTGAACAACGGGAAGACCGCGTCGAACACCTTGCCGCTGACATTTTCGAAATAAACGTCGATCCCGTCCGGGCAGGCCTTTGCAAGTTGTTCAGCAAAATCCGGTGCCCGGTGATCCACCGCCGCATCGAAACCGAGCTCGTCCACCAGATAGGCACATTTATCCGCGCCACCGGCGATGCCGACCGCCCGGGCGCCCCTGATTTTCGCGATCTGCCCGACAGCGGAGCCAACAGGACCTGACGCGGCGGCAACCACCACCGTCTCGCCCGCTTTCGGCATGCCGATATTTTTCAGTCCTGCATAGGCCGTCAGTCCCGGCATGCCGAGCACACCGAGCGCCGTCGAAATCGGCGCCGATCCGGCAGCGACCTTGCGCACCCCAGTGCCATCGGAGAGCCCGTAACTCTGCCAGCCAGCCCGGGCGAGTACGATGTCTCCGGGCGCGAAATCCGGATTGTTCGATTCCATCACCTCGGCAACGGTCTCGCCTTCCATCACGCCGTCGATCGGCACCGGCGCCGCATAGGATTTCGCATCGCTCATCCGGCCGCGCATATAGGGGTCCAGTGACAGATAGATCACCCGCAACAGCATCTCGCCAGCGCCGGGAGTCGGGATTTCGGCCTCGTCGAGACGGAAATTCTCCGGAACCGGAGCGCCTTCCGGGCGCGATGCCAGCAACCAGCGGCGATTTGTGGCAGTGCTCATGTCGGGACCTCCTGATCTTTAAGACGATCTTGGATACCGTCGCCACGCGCACCGGGTCCAGCGCCGATCCGTGTCCGCTTCATTCGCGATAAGGATCGGCTGCAAGAAATCAGCTGGCTTCGGCAAGCTCCACCACCGGCCCGCCCGCGGCTTCCGCGTCTTCGGGGTCGTGCGTCACCAGGATCGACGGCAGGGCCGCGTCCCGCAGCCGCTCGAAGGTGAAGCGCCGTATATCATCCCGCAGATGCCGGTCGAGCTTCGAGAAAGGCTCATCGAGAAGCGCCGCTTTCGGCTCCGACAGGAGCAAGCGGAGAAGCGCTACGCGGGACGCCTGCCCTCCCGAGAGCGTTGCCGGATCGCGATCCGCGAAGCCTTCCAGGCCGAACCGGTCGAGCGCCTCCCCGGCAGATGCAAGGCGGTCGCGGACTCCTGGCGGCATCCCGAACAACAGGTTTCCGCCCACACTCAGATGCGGGAACAGCATCGGGTCCTGAAACAGCAAACCGACGTGCCGGGCCTCCGGCAGCGCATCGGTGATATCGGCGCCATTCAGTACAATCCGGCCCTCTGCCGCAAACGGCGCTGTCAGAAAGCCGGCGACGAAGGACAACAATGTCGATTTTCCGGAACCGGACGGCCCCATGACAGTCAGCACGGTCCCTGGCTCGATCACACAATCAAGCGAAAGCAATGCCTTGCCGTCGAGGGTAATCCGAACATCTTTCAAACACAGTCCCGAAGTCACCGTGTTCCTCCTAACATTCCGCGTCGATTGCGCCAGATCAGGCGCGGTGCGGCAAGTGCCAACGCGAACCCCGCCACCGGCAGGATTGCCTGCGTCAACGCCCATGCCCCGATCAGGCGGCGGTCCCCGCCCGCGGCAAGCGCAATTGCCTCCGTTGTCACCGTCTCCACCCGGCCGGCGCCAAGCAGACGGGTCACCAGATACTGGCCGATGCTGATTGCAGCCCCGACGGCAAAGGCCGTGAGCAAAGGGGTCAGCAGCATCGGCAAACGCACGCGCCAGAACGCGCCCGCCGCGCTCTGTCCGAGTGTCCGGGCGATCTTCATCCAGGCCGGGTCCTGCCGACGGTAGGCTTCCGAAAGCGAGAGATAGACATAAGGCAGAACGAAAATGACATGGCCCGCCGCGACCAGCCCGCCGCCGGGAGGCGCTCCCGCCAGTTCCGCCAGCAGCACCAGACCGAAGATGAAACCGATCTGCGGCACCAGAAGCGGCACATAGATCAGGAACTCCAGAACCCGCCCCGACCGCGCGTCACGCTGGCGTTCGTTTTCAAGAACGCAAACCACGAGCACGAGGGACAGCAGCGTCGTCAGCAGCGCGATCCAGAGGGTCGCCACAACCGGGCCGCCCGCCGTTTCCGCGACGCTCTGCCAATGCCCCAATGTCCAGCGCCCCGGCAGCGCATCGGGAAAGCGCCAGACCCGGGCGAAGGCATTCAGGGCAAGTGCAGCTATGCCGAGGACCGAGGCAAGGATGAGCGCCGGAAACAATCCCCGCCCCAGCGTTGCAAGACCTGCATCGCCGGTGCGCCTTTTGCCAGAGACAAGCCAGCCGCGTGCCAGCCATCCGATGCATCGTTCGGCCAGGATCCAGAGAGCGATTGCCCCGGCCGTCACGGCGAATTGTAGGATCGCGCCGGCCGACGCAATCATCCTGAAATCGAGATCCGGATCGTTCGACCAGCGCAGGATCTGCACCGCAAGCGGCGGTGGCGATACCGGCCCGAGGATCAGCGCCACATCGATATTGGCCGAGGAATAGGCGATCACCGCATAAACCGGCAGCCGCAGCAGCGGATAGAGCGCGGGAACAATCGTCTTGAACCAGGCCGAGACCCGTCCGTATCCGAACGACCGGGCCAGTCGCATCCGGTCCCCCGCGTGGATCTGGGCAAGCGGCGCCAGCGCCATCAGCAGCAGGAACGGCACTTCCTTCATCACCAGTCCCGCCATCAGGGAAAGCCCCAGCTCATCCTGCACGATCAACAGGTCCGGCGGGCGCTGCCAACCTGTCGCCCAGGGAGAGAGAAGCCGGGCGAGGAACCCGGACGGCGCAATCAGGAAAGCCAGCGCGAACGCCGCTGCTGCATGAGGAACGGCCAGCATCGGTGCGATAGCCTGCCGCAACCAGATAAAGGCCTGGGTCTCGAAAAAGACGGCCAGAAACAACAGCGCCAGGAGAAGAGAAATCCCCGCCGTCACAATACCAGAGACGAACGACAGCAGGACCGAGCTCCCTATACCCGGCCAGTCGAGCAGAGCCCGCCAGGCATCCAGTCCGAATTCATCCTGCCCGAGCACAGGCAAGAACCCGAAAGACGGGATCAACGCTCCGAGCGATCCGGCAAGAACCGGACCGGTCAGGATAGCGGCAACCAGATATGGGGCTACTCTCAGCATGCAGTCGGCACCAACGATGAAAGCGTCACCGCACTCCGTACCGCCGCACCCACTCCGCCTCAAGCGCTTCGGTCCAACTCGGATGCGGTTCGGCCAGCATAGCCCCCAGCTTGTCCGCCGGAAGCGCGGCCGGGCCGAGATCAAGGCCGCGGAATGCATCCGCCTCCTCTTTCTTCAACTGACCGAGAGACAGAACCGTGGCGGACCCCCAATGTGCCGGGTCCTGTTTCCGCATCTGCGCCTCTGGCGAGAGCAGGAAATTCGCAAGCACCATGGCGGCGTCGCTGTGGGCGGCGTTGAACGGAATGGCGACGAAACTGACATTACCGATGGTGCCACCATCAAAGACGTAGTTGCGCACTGTCCCCGGCAACTCGCCGCTATCGATTCCCGCCGACGCCTCTGACTGGCTGAAGGCGAACGCGATATCGATTTCCCCGTCGCTCATCAGGCGGCGCATCCCGCCAGCGTTCTTCGGGAAACTGCGCGCCTGCCGCCAGAGGGCGGGATGAAGCTGATCCAGATAATCCCAGAGCGGCTGAGACACCGCGGCAAAATCACCCTCCGAAACCGGCTTGTAGAAAGCGGATTTATCGGCTGCGCGTTCGATCAGGATTTGCTTGAGAAAGGTCGTCCCGAGAAAGCTCGGAGGCAGCGGGTAGGTGAAACGGCCTCTATTCTCCTGCGCCCAGGCGAGCAAAGCGTCTGAAGTAGCGGGCGGTTCCGGCAAAACAGCCGTATCACGATAGAAGACCAGCCGGGCCCGCGCCCACGGCATCTCCAGCCCCTCGACGGGCACCCCGAAATCAAGGCCAAGATCCGGATTGTTCGCCGGGTCGGTCAATGCGTTATTGGGAAGCCTTTCGAGCCACGGCCCGAACAGCAAACCGTTCCGCTTCATCGCGGCAAAGTTCTCGCCATTGATCCAGATGAGATCGATCGCGCCACCTTCAGTGCGTCCGGCGGACTTTTCAGCCAAAACGCGGGCGACCGCCTCCGCCGTGTCCGTCAGCTTCACATGCACGAGCGAGATGCCAAAGCGCTCCTCAACCTGTTCACCGGCCCAATCGATATAAGCGTTGATTCGGGAATCACCGCCCCAGGCATTCCAGTAAACCGTCTGACCCCGGGCGGCATCGAGCACCGGCTTCCATTCCCTGGACGCATCTTCTGCAGAGGCCGGAGACAATCCACCCAAAAGCCCCAAAACCAGTGTAAGCGCCGCAAAGCCGCGTCGATAAAGCACGTGAGAAACTCCTTAGCTGACTGCAGATGTTAAGCGACGCAACGCTAATACAGCTCAATTGCAGATCGAAATGACATCGTCGCGAGCACAGAGTAGCTTCTCCCGCGTACGTTTTCGCGCCGTTTTCGCGACAACAGTTTCGACACGCGGAACTGCGTTCCGCAAATTGACCTTGGCGCACCGGGCGTGGCATATTTGAAATGAACCTGCCCACGAACGAGAGGCAGGGCCAGAGCCTCAAGGCTCTGGCGGTGAGATAGGAAACGGCCAGGCAAGATGCCCAACAACACTGATAATAATGATGACGATAAGGATCGCCAGTTCGTCACCGCCCTCGCACGCGGTCTCGAGATCCTGCGTGCCTTCAAGCCTGGTGACGGGGGTCTCGGGAACCAGGAGCTCGCGGAGCGCACCAAGCTGCCGAAGCCTACGATCTCGCGCCTGACACATACACTGACAAAGCTCGACTATCTGACCCTAGATGACAGCACCGGACTCTATCAGCTCGGCCCGAGCGTGCTGTCTCTCGGCTACTCCTTCCTTTCCAATCTCGATATCCGCGCCCGGGCCCGCCCGCTGATGCAGCAGATGGCGAATGATGTGGACGCGGCGATCTCGCTCGGCACGCGCGACCGGCTCGAGATGCTGTATCTCGAAACCTGCCGCGGCGATGGCGCATTGACGCTACGCCTTGATGTCGGCTCCCGCCTTCCAATCGCGGAAACCGCCATGGGCAGGGCTTTTCTCGCGGCTTTGCCCGCAGACGAGCGCGAATATCTGATGGACCACATCAAGCGCAAGGACCCGGAACGCTACGCCAAGGTAAAAGACGGTGTAGATCAGGCGGTAGAAGACATCGCCAAATACGGCTTCACGTTCTCGCTTGCCGACTGGCACAAGGATGTGCATGCCGTAGGCGTCCCCGTCATCATGCCGGACCGTTCTGCCGTGTTCGCCCTCAATTGCGGCGGCCCGAGCTTCCTGCTGTCCCGCGAGAAGCTTGAGACCGACCTCGGACCGCGTCTTGTCCGGCTCGCGGAAACCCTGACCATGGGAAGTCAGAGTATTCGTGTTGTCGCCTCGAACACCTGAACCAGTTCACCTGCCTCCAGCTTACCTGTCGACCGGACGGACCTGAAATGACCGAGAGTTTCGAACGCAGCTTTTCCAAGGGCTCGTACCTTCACGCGATCACCGACCGCAGAGCGGAAGACGCTGCAGATCGCATTCTC belongs to Nisaea sp. and includes:
- a CDS encoding ABC transporter ATP-binding protein; the encoded protein is MSDQATTDAYSERPWEAPDRHEPVVRLRGIVKKFGSVEAVAGVDLDVYRGEIFCLLGGSGCGKTTLLRMLAGLEMPNAGSIEIDGEDVTALPPYERPVNMMFQSYALFPHMSVSANVAFGLKRDGIRGQELEDRVSQALAQLELTDFANRRPQQLSGGQRQRVALARAIVKRPKLLLLDEPLGALDKRLRENAQYQLIKLADDTGITMIVVTHDQEEAMVLSTRSAVMDKGKVRQVGTPTELYERPGSRFVGAFLGNITLFDGTVAAIRDGIAELKVDGLDTPLFAAAGQVAIGSRGALALRPEKVRIGREGTAPEGQINRLGGTVEGLAYLGDVTSYRVRTEHGALVEVTRANSENAAKRDVDWDDQVDLWFEPENALLLGAD
- a CDS encoding NADP-dependent oxidoreductase; this encodes MSTATNRRWLLASRPEGAPVPENFRLDEAEIPTPGAGEMLLRVIYLSLDPYMRGRMSDAKSYAAPVPIDGVMEGETVAEVMESNNPDFAPGDIVLARAGWQSYGLSDGTGVRKVAAGSAPISTALGVLGMPGLTAYAGLKNIGMPKAGETVVVAAASGPVGSAVGQIAKIRGARAVGIAGGADKCAYLVDELGFDAAVDHRAPDFAEQLAKACPDGIDVYFENVSGKVFDAVFPLFNQFARMPVCGTIAFYNATSFPEMDTKVPALMRAVLTKRLRIQGFIVYDFASDYSDFARDMAGWIADGRVKYREDIVEGIETAPEAFIGLLKGKNFGKMVVKVGQDPVGA
- a CDS encoding ATP-binding cassette domain-containing protein; this translates as MTSGLCLKDVRITLDGKALLSLDCVIEPGTVLTVMGPSGSGKSTLLSFVAGFLTAPFAAEGRIVLNGADITDALPEARHVGLLFQDPMLFPHLSVGGNLLFGMPPGVRDRLASAGEALDRFGLEGFADRDPATLSGGQASRVALLRLLLSEPKAALLDEPFSKLDRHLRDDIRRFTFERLRDAALPSILVTHDPEDAEAAGGPVVELAEAS
- a CDS encoding ABC transporter permease — encoded protein: MLRVAPYLVAAILTGPVLAGSLGALIPSFGFLPVLGQDEFGLDAWRALLDWPGIGSSVLLSFVSGIVTAGISLLLALLFLAVFFETQAFIWLRQAIAPMLAVPHAAAAFALAFLIAPSGFLARLLSPWATGWQRPPDLLIVQDELGLSLMAGLVMKEVPFLLLMALAPLAQIHAGDRMRLARSFGYGRVSAWFKTIVPALYPLLRLPVYAVIAYSSANIDVALILGPVSPPPLAVQILRWSNDPDLDFRMIASAGAILQFAVTAGAIALWILAERCIGWLARGWLVSGKRRTGDAGLATLGRGLFPALILASVLGIAALALNAFARVWRFPDALPGRWTLGHWQSVAETAGGPVVATLWIALLTTLLSLVLVVCVLENERQRDARSGRVLEFLIYVPLLVPQIGFIFGLVLLAELAGAPPGGGLVAAGHVIFVLPYVYLSLSEAYRRQDPAWMKIARTLGQSAAGAFWRVRLPMLLTPLLTAFAVGAAISIGQYLVTRLLGAGRVETVTTEAIALAAGGDRRLIGAWALTQAILPVAGFALALAAPRLIWRNRRGMLGGTR
- a CDS encoding ABC transporter substrate-binding protein gives rise to the protein MLYRRGFAALTLVLGLLGGLSPASAEDASREWKPVLDAARGQTVYWNAWGGDSRINAYIDWAGEQVEERFGISLVHVKLTDTAEAVARVLAEKSAGRTEGGAIDLIWINGENFAAMKRNGLLFGPWLERLPNNALTDPANNPDLGLDFGVPVEGLEMPWARARLVFYRDTAVLPEPPATSDALLAWAQENRGRFTYPLPPSFLGTTFLKQILIERAADKSAFYKPVSEGDFAAVSQPLWDYLDQLHPALWRQARSFPKNAGGMRRLMSDGEIDIAFAFSQSEASAGIDSGELPGTVRNYVFDGGTIGNVSFVAIPFNAAHSDAAMVLANFLLSPEAQMRKQDPAHWGSATVLSLGQLKKEEADAFRGLDLGPAALPADKLGAMLAEPHPSWTEALEAEWVRRYGVR